The Microtus ochrogaster isolate Prairie Vole_2 unplaced genomic scaffold, MicOch1.0 UNK46, whole genome shotgun sequence genomic sequence GGGTGTGTACAAGCAAAACTATacttaggagattttttttggtttgtgtgtatgtgtatgtgtgtatgatgatAATTATAGCAAAACAAGGCCTTGATTTTAAGTGGAATTTGTGGGAGGAGATGGGTCAGAAGGAGGATGAAACTGATACAAATACAGTACCTCATGCATGAAATAGTTAAAAACaacatttgattattttaaaaatatttttatattctggaaTAAAAGTTGCAAATTTAAGTACATCTGTATTAGAAGAAAATCCAGCATTATTTTATCAACGAAAATAAGAAGTGTAgttaaatattgtaaatatattcaTCTGTTACACAATTTTTATGACAGGTTTTCATTGATACTATCTCAATACTCTAAGGAAATTGTAATAGCTGTGATTAGAATTCATCAGCTCTATtatactcttttctttccttattgcctcttctcttgccttccccacaccaatgatttttttcatctttagtaGGTCACACTGAATATGAAAGTACGGGAAAGGAataagaaggaggggagagaaacacCTCAGCAGGTAGAGGGTAAGTTAATGAAGAGTAAGAGTAAGAGAGTTGTGTAACCAAAACTAAGCGTATGTAGATTTCAGTAACGAATCACCACCTCTTTTAGGCATCTAGTATACTAATTCTAAATCACATATTGTAGACTTGTTTGAGGTAGATTTTATTTACAAGAATTGTTGAGTGGTGGGGCAGTCACACCTTTAAGTCCAGGATTCAAGAGgtagaggtaagcagatctctgtgagtttgacgtcagcctggtctacagaacaatttTTCAGTACAGTCAGGggaacacagaaaaattctgtctcataaaaacaaaaatcaaaaacaagcaCAAAAAAAGCAGGAATTTTGAGGCCTGGGAacatgagagaaaaaaagcaacagcTCCATGCCATGCTTTGCACCTGGGGAAAGCAGGGCATAAATAGGTTATCGACCGAGTACCCCAGCCATGCTGATCTTAGTGGCCTACCCTGACACCTGGAACCTTGGTGACATCCAAGCCTACTCATTGACTAGAACTTTTCAATTGTGGAGAATTATAATGTTACAGATCCAAAATCAAATTATCTTTGGCAATCCTTATTCTCCTTAGTAGCAATCTATTGTCCAATTGTGTGTCTGATCCCTATTCTTTCAGTTATGAGTAAAAACCTTTTGAGTATACTAACAAAACACTCACATCTACTAACCTCAAAAGCTATGAATATCTTCAAATCATACTGCAAAGCATTAGCAGAGTTTTGTTCTGTGAGCGGTGGGCctgtcccaccacctggctagctttacccaaaataattatatggaaactgttttcttttgaacactgtctggcccattaattataacctcttattggctatcttttacatattgatctaacccatttctaataatctgtgtagcaccacgaggtggcttaccagggaagatcttaacctgcctctgtgtTGAGTgaaagaatcatggcgactgactgactcggcttctttctcccagcattttgttctgtttactccgcctacctaattttctgtcctattcaagggccaacacagtttctttatataaccaatgaaatcaacacaaaacagaagactctcccccatcattttccctttttctgtttaaacaaaatgcCACTCTGTTGTAGGAGTTGTGGGCCGCTTCCCACTGctcagctcccagccaccggctagctttaccagaaataattacatggaaactgtattcttttaaacactgccttggccttttaataggacagaaaattaggtagtcgaagtagacaaaacagaattctgggaaaaagaagccgagtcagacagttgccatgattctctgaccctagatgaatgtaggctagaatccttcttggtaagccacacctcgtgaggctacacagattattaaaaataggttaattgagatgtgagtgttagccaataagaggctggaactaatggaccaggcagtgtttaaaagaatacagtttccatgtaattatttctggtaaagctagccagtgtccgggagctgagtggtgggaagcatcccgcagctcctacaacagagtTTCATCTGTTTTTTTGTAATCCACTTACCAGCTGTTCATACCACTGCAGCACATGTGAGAAATGCCTTGTTTTATGATTTTCTCTTATCTGTAACTAGAAGAAGTTCATGTAACCATTtccatgttgatttttttttcttgggccACCTGAATTTGTGTTCTTGGGCTATGGTCACAAATGTTTGCCTCAAAATGAACtcacattttcttattaaatatttgctttgcATTTACCTCTCTGAAAGACAACTCAGTTAGAAAACTCCAACCTTACACATGAGGAGGTTTAAATCTGTGTACATACCCTGAAATTTTTTATGAacccttctttgtttcttaggaagttttttgcttttgttttctataagcgcactagagttttgttttatttgttgacCCAGGCTTATTTTGACAGACTAAAATGTGTATTTAAGACAAAAGGAGGATGTTAGAGGAGAAAAGCATcatcagaatgaaaaaaaagataaaaacttcaaaatcatGCAAATTGGCTTTTTGCATATCATTACATGAAAATTGAGTATTTGCTCCAGCATTGGTCAACTATAAGACTGCAGATTGCTTTGTTCAGAACATCCTGCATCTGTTCCAAGCAACTCTGTGTCTGGAAAATGACAGTGTCCTGGAGACCTTCATGTTTCTTGGCTTAGCACTGTATCAATGTATCATTGTATCAATGGGACAATATTTTGTAATATTCAATAAATACCACTGCCActtgaaattatttcattaaggAACTTTAAGAGTTGTTTTAGACTTCCTGCATTATTTATGGACAATGGGTGATCTCATTCAGAGCCTCTCTGTGGCCATTCTCTTTGCAGAATTCATATTTGGAATCTCAGCAAATGGATTCATAGCAGTGGTGAACATCATGGACTTGgtcaagagaagaaatatctcTTCAGTGGATCAGATTATCACTGCTCTGGCCATCTGCAGGTTCACTGAATTCTCATTTGTAATTATAATTGCATATCTATATAATGTCTGGTCAGATTTGTTGATTCGTGAGAATATGATAAAGATAATTACTGTTTTATTGACAGTGTCCAATCATTTCAACGTCTGGCTTGCTACATGCCTcagtatcttttattttctcaaaataggTAATTTTTTCAACTCTATCTTTCTTTACCTAAAGTGGAGAGTTAACAAGGTGGTCCCAGTAATACTACTGGCATCTctggttcttttattttctaacatcATAGCTACAAACATACAACTTGATGCCTGGTTTGATGGATTTAAAAGTAACATGTCTTTTAGTTCTATCTTGGAGAATTCTGTGCAACttagcaaaattattttattaaccaaATACATATTCACATTCATACCCTTAACTGTGTCCTTAATGACATTTTTCCTGCTCAGCACTTCTCTGTGGAGACATCTGAAGATCATGCAGCTCAATGCAAGAGAATCCAGACATGCAAGTACCACAGCCCACATCAGAGCTCTACAGACTGTCACTGCATTTCTCTTGCTGTATGCCGTTGTccttctgttattttttgttCTGATTTCAAGATTTGAAATCCTGGAGAGACGCATGCTGCTTTTTTATCACCAGATTATTGGATGTGCACATCCTTCAGTCCACTCTTGTGTTTTGATCCTGGCAGACAATAAGCTGAGACAGGCTTCACTTAAGGTACTGTGGTGGCTGAGGGGCAAACCCCAAAACACTCAGCGCCTTGGTTCCTAAAATAGTTAGGGAATATGCTGCAATTTCTGGGGATCGTCAGCCCACACGAGACATTTGCATGCTGGAAATTTATGAATTTCTATTCATTGCTTTGGAGAATAACACTTTTGTAACCTGAAAATGTGTGGTTGGAGTGAACTCTAATTCAACACACTGCAttcatagaaatatatttatataaaggtACATTAGTATAATTATATTCAGGGATATATTAATATAAGATGATTAACTATTAGACATCATTCTATTAATAAATATAGAGAATTGTCACCATGAGTCTTTctgaatgtttaaaataaaagaaaactatgttATATACAGGTACATATGAGAAATAAACACTATGGAGAGAACATTATAGCTTTATTCtaataaatgtaacttttaatGTTACAAATCCTAAACATATTAAATTAGAAGACTAAAATACTTGTTGGAATTCAGGTATTCTGCATACCTGAATTCAAATGAAAATTCcaggaagcattttttaaatttctccatATCACAAGGTCACATCATCCTCATTATCCTATTAGAGTCTTTGtttcaaattaaagaaataaggaaTAAATCATTCTGAGGTACAACTGTGGCCCTTAGGCGGTACTCATTTTGTGATGCAGTCATCAGGAAtgtaagaaaacatttgaaatttaatttgtAAAAGATGAAATTATGACTGATAGCAGTCTTCTAATTTAGTATCCTTCTAGAAAAGTATATGTCCTTACTTCATTGCATCATATACATATGAGATGAGAAACAACTGAATTGTGCTATGAATAGAAATGTAAAGAAGCCTATGGGGCACAGTCTTATCATTAACAGGAAAATGATCTTAtttgacagaaatgaaaatagagtaAACAAAATTGGTAATCTGTTCAGGTATGTTCAAGAGTTGAAATAGAGGAGGTAAAAATGATCATGTGTTCTGTATTTTCAGTACTAAATTTTCATTAAGTTATCAACCTACTAATTTCTCGAAATGGATAATTCATTACttatttctgtaaagaaatgCTTTAAAGTGTCGAGTTCTGGTTTGCAATCACTTTTCATGTTCTCTTATTGTTGTTCactaattcattcattcagtcagtcaCTAAAAAGTCTTATATCAAATATTGTATGACTATAACAATTTTGATATATCTGGTATTTCTATTTGCTGATGGAGAATGCCATTGAAGTGACGATAAGCATGCTACTTGCATTTTTGAGAAATATTGATGAAAAGTGGTGAAATAAATAATTGCCgggggaaaaaaatgagtcaGGTCCACCTTGACTAAAGATCAGAAAGTTTGAGCTTATTCTTTcttctcaaagttgttgacaataggtgtggctacaaacaagagatcctgattCAGGGTGTAATTAATTAGCATTTTGAGTACAGAGGTTGATCTTCTTTCTCTTGACCAAAATATCAGAGAattcagttttattctttctccttcaaggAGATCAGCAGGAGGTGCTAGGATATTTGGGCTAAAGGCTTGGTAATTACATGTCCTGTCCAATGAGCAAAATGCTTGACTGAGGATGCTCTgtttattccttatatcatgttaatgaagtctgttgcctgcCCCTCTGCTTTTGCAGGTATTtgagcatgtggaaaataaacataGGCAATGTTAGTATTGATGGAATTTCCCTTCCAGtactgttttgtgtttctgtcttttatttctttcctatctCTGTTCCATTTGCTTAATAACTCTAATCCTTACTCCTACCAAGGCTGAACCATGACAGGCAACATGAGAACATGGGGCCACCTCCTGCCAATGGTGGGACCACCAAGACTTCTGGGAGCTGATGCCACAGTTAAGTCAATCCCTGCTCTGTGGTGGAACCACTGAGCTGCAGAGGGAACTTGCATGTCATGTGGCTCAACAGAATGTTGCGGGCTGAGGACCCAGATTCCCTGAGGGAAGACCAAGCAGCAGAGAATGCAGCTAGCTGTCCTAGCCTTGCAAAGAGACATGGGCCACAGCACAGCTCTGCCCATCCAAGTAAGCAtctgtgaaaatgtaaatgaTCAAGTTGCTAACTGACAGCTAGTGATACTTGTAGCTTGGATTAGAAAGATAGCTTAGAAAGTTTAAATGATTCCAGAAAATATTTGGGAGTTATCCAAAGGCTATGCTCCTATGTATTGTTGTTTACAAGGGATCTTGAGCCTCTTGGTTAGGTTATTAAAgggaataataattttaattccaCCAGTAAGCTGACAGAAGCTGATGAACAAATTACTGGCCCTATAAATCAAATAGTTAACATGTCCATAGAGCTCTTAaaacacaacttttaaaaaagcaggGGATTTATACCCTTATTCTATTATGGAAAGACCCAATCCTATTTTAATATGGGTTGAAGGTatgtttgtgctttgtttttcacAGGAAGAAACTGTCTGGAAAATAGAGGAGTGCCAGTCCTGATGATATTGTAGCCACTGGTTGCCCCACAAACATGTTGGAGTGAGAACTTTTGTTCCTGACCTGGTTATCTCATCATGCTGCAgtctgagacaggaagaaagatggTAGTGATAATTGGTGATACCTATTTTCTTGGTGGACCTACTGAACAAATTTCTGAACCTCGATGTGTCTTGTTTACTTTGGAGCTAATTCTAGAATGTTGATGGAATGTTTGGCAGTTTATCCATATTATATCTTGGGattacatttttctcctcttggGAAAAAGACTCATTATGGAGACAAAGATCTACTAGAGTCCATATTCAGGAATTGGGAGGAGTAGCCTAAAAGTTTTTGTTGCTGCTCACAGACTGGTACAGTTCAAACTTATTTTTGAAACTTAGAAGCAGCAATGCAAATGGACTATAGGAGAGAAAAAACCCTCAAAGCTCCCCCATCACAGAaatcttttcttgtcttctgaTTAGACTGGATTTAAAAGAACTGTGATTTGACAAattgtttgtatattattttttctatattgtgTGCTAGAATTATATAATTGACCTGTTAATGTTTGTAACTGTTTTAGTTCATTATGAAGATATTACTGATTATAAAAAGGTTAGAGCTTGTCTGAAAGAATCTTGATATTGCCAATATATCCTTAGATTTGATAtgcttaaaaggaaaaatttggATTTTAATTGTAGctaaaagtttttaaagacaTCCTAGAACATTTAAAAAGGCAATTCCACCTCTGATCTTCCTCCACTCCTTTGTTATGAGATATTATATCCATAAGAGTATATGTACCACAAAGCATTATCTGCTTgctgtgggcccatatttcaatATGGCATAAAGGCCATTAGCCCGGTCCGAGCTGATtacctagctctgcagacaagctgtctctgcccttaacaaaagccaggatgcctgctcctagcttcttttgttaaaatgtggattacctgagaagagatgtttgactgaagctgatgacttaagagttcagatatttggtgcttccttccttttgtaatttgaaagatgtcttatagagatgctaattcagggcctacctgactgctagatgcGGACGTGACTcaagcccaggcacctggttgcctaggtgatggcataatatgttttccccctccctgctcaatttggtgtgggtatataaaatgtttggacaataaacgaGAGATCGggccttttccatgatgacggtgtaagctgtgtcagttcttttcctcgcgACTCCAGTCCAGCTGGGTTAAGGAATTAGGGAATTTATGTTGGGCCCTCACGGGCCACAACAGCTTGCATATCATTATCTTATTTCTGGTTAACTCTCTTGACAGAAAACTGGCTCAGACGTACACGGAACCCAGAGATGACCTCTCCCATAGCTCTTTATTTACAGAGGCCAGTAGCCAATGACAGATAAAATCTTTCTCTTCCAAATGCCTAAGACAAAGGACATACCTGACAGAATGTATTTATTGAGGACAGGTAAGTCTGAAAAATGGGAAAAGGGCCCCTAAGACAGGCACGGTCATGTGTCCTATAGCAGAAGCACAGGATTTATTACATAACTAAAAAAGGAGTAATTGCcagggcccacagatgtgagtccGTTCCACCTTGACAAAAGGTCAGAGAATCTGAGTTTATTCTTGCtttctcaaagttgttgacaatagGTACAGTTACAAACAAGAGATACTGTCCTAGGTTGtgattaattagtattttgagtatataggtggatctgttccacctttttcatagtttaaaacattcaagtctattcctgctccttcaaaatAATTGGCAGGAGGTTCTAGGGACTGACTCTCTGCAGGATACTTGGTCAAGAGTTGTGGTTGCTACATGTTCTGTTCAAACAGTAAAGGGCTTGACTGAGGATGCTCTGTTTATTCCTTATagcatgttaatgaagtctgttgcctgcCCTTTGGAGTGaggtatatatattataaagtaaatgtgggtgatttcagtattcactgaatttccctcccagtgttgttctgtgtttctgtgatatgggagtgtcatatatcaatctgttNNNNNNNNNNNNNNNNNNNNNNNNNNNNNNNNNNNNNNNNNNNNNNNNNNNNNNNNNNNNNNNNNNNNNNNNNNNNNNNNNNNNNNNNNNNNNNNNNNNNaaactgcttggccctgataagttaaaacataggtgggaggagtaaacagaacagaatgctgggaggaagaggaagtgagctgagggatgccatgctcccctctcccaggcacacGTGATAAAGCtgtgacccaggatggatgtaggctagaatcttcccggtaagcaaaacttgtggtgctacatagattattagaaatgggttaagaggctaaaactaatgggccaggcagtgtttaaatgaatacagtttgtgtgttgttatttcagacataagctagcaggtggccggggtgctagggatgcagccccaccactcctattactacagaatggtGGCACccagacgtgatggactaaatccacttaaaccTGAgatggcttaaaaataagggagagagagttcaacacagatttttgctgtttgttagtGGAGTGCTATAGAGAGATTTTtgtgattcggcaacagcagcagaaaaaacgctgcatcattttaaagcgcagcttcttggggctgtgccgccagtgcaaactctggctttaaagcatttcaatggcttttatgggactggatgtatctgttcccgcttgggatcagAAGGAGTGTGTTCTAAGACGatgcagatggctcagtgctccccgcctgcacctgggcagatggcagaatcaggcttaggcagatggaagagcatggtggattcctgccgccatacagagacatgttttcagactgtgcagtgctctccatgtcagatttggctgtaacttggatgaaaagaatttctgtgctgcacgctcagtctcagaattaaagtgctgagtgctgcTCCTACCTGGccgccccagagctagcacaaaatggtacgtcctccattttggaattttcctgactcagcagcaggaaacaaacctgtgttgttttaaaatgctggctttctgggctgtcctgccagggaaaactctgactgtttgaggcaggagggctgactACAGACAGAGGACTTGTGTgctgtctgtggacataatgctgtaGCTTACTTgttggcagggaccttgaaatgccatagacttgtggcaataaaaGTGGCTAAAGCGGTACCTcctccatgaggctggaaagctaaggaatgggctgaatccagccatcaaagccacagctttagtcctactgagattgcttggtaaattaaagactcatgtagtcagaaaaagagagatatagagtaaagagagattcaaagacaaagaaaaattttaaatgatttacagtgtgttaaaaatatgtgcaggctaaaagttgaagttcttaaagtaaaaaaaaagtaagagagttgttgggtgtggtagtacatacctttaatcccaacacttgggaggcagagggagattgacctctgtgacttcaaggtgtgatagcacacacctttaatcccagtgcctataaggcagagacaaacagatctctgtgagttcacggtgtagtagtgtacacctttaatcccattgcctgggaggcagagacaggtggatctctgagagttcaaggacagcctggtatatagagttattccaggtcaaagatacagagaacctgtctcaaaaagcaaaaaataaaagtaaaaataaacaaaatagaggttaaaataaagcacacaaagatggaaaatacacagaaaatcttgatactgtatgctattatgttttctttgaattgtttgaatgctgagaaaagagcaacagctgctaaaagatatttgtttataaatgctgatgaactaatccaacatagatattttgaaaatgccttgactttaaaatttggatctaagagCTGGGTGGTGNNNNNNNNNNNNNNNNNNNNNNNNNNNNNNNNNNNNNNNNNNNNNNNNNNNNNNNNNNNNNNNNNNNNNNNNNNNNNNNNNNNNNNNNNNNNNNNNNNNNNNNNNNNNNNNNNNNNNNNNNNNNNNNNNNNNNNNNNNNNNNNNNNNNNNNNNNNNNNNNNNNNNNNNNNNNNNNNNNNNNNNNNNNNNNNNNNNNNNNNNNNNNNNNNNNNNNNNNNNNNNNNNNNNNNNNNNNNNNNNNNNNNNNNNNNNNNNNNNNNNNNNNNNNNNNNNNNNNNNNNNNNNNNNNNNNNNNNNNNNNNNNNNNNNNNNNNNNNNNNNNNNNNNNNNNNNNNNNNNNNNNNNNNNNNNNNNNNNNNNNNNNNNNNNNNNNNNNNNNNNNNNNNNNNNNNNNNNNNNNNNNNNNNNNNNNNNNNNNNNNNNNNNNNNNNNNNNNNNNNNNNNNNNNNNNNNNNNNNNNNNNNNNNNNNNNNNNNNNNNNNNNNNNNNNNNNNNNNNNNNNNNNNNNNNNNNNNNNNNNNNNNNNNNNNNNNNNNNNNNNNNNNNNNNNNNNNNNNNNNNNNNNNNNNNNNNNNNNNNNNNNNNNNNNNNNNNNNNNNNNNNNNNNNNNNNNNNNNNNNNNNNNNNNNNNNNNNNNNNNNNNNNNNNNNNNNNNNNNNNNNNNNNNNNNNNNNNNNNNNNNNNNNNNNNNNNNNNNNNNNNNNNNNNNNNNNNNNNNNNNNNNNNNNNNNNNNNNNNNNNNNNNNNNNNNNNNNNNNNNNNNNNNNNNNNNNNNNNNNNNNNNNNNNNNNNNNNNNNNNNNNNNNNNNNNNNNNNNNNNNNNNNNNNNNNNNNNNNNNNNNNNNNNNNNNNNNNNNNNNNNNNNNNNNNNNNNNNNNNNNNNNNNNNNNNNNNNNNNNNNNNNNNNNNNNNNNNNNNNNNNNNNNNNNNNNNNNNNNNNNNNNNNNNNNNNNNNNNNNNNNNNNNNNNNNNNNNNNNNNNNNNNNNNNNNNNNNNNNNNNNNNNNNNNNNNNNNNNNNNNNNNNNNNNNNNNNNNNNNNNNNNNNNNNNNNNNNNNNNNNNNNNNNNNNNNNNNNNNNNNNNNNNNNNNNNNNNNNNNNNNNNNNNNNNNNNNNNNNNNNNNNNNNNNNNNNNNNNNNNNNNNNNNNNNNNNNNNNNNNNNNNNNNNNNNNNNNNNNNNNNNNNNNNNNNNNNNNNNNNNNNNNNNNNNNNNNNNNNNNNNNNNNNNNNNNNNNNNNNNNNNNNNNNNNNNNNNNNNNNNNNNNNNNNNNNNNNNNNNNNNNNNNNNNNNNNNNNNNNNNNNNNNNNNNNNNNNNNNNNNNNNNNNNNNNNNNNNNNNNNNNNNNNNNNNNNNNNNNNNNNNNNNNNNNNNNNNaaaaaggggaagtgatgtgggagtgtcatatatcaatctgttgatttcattggttaagcaataaagaaactgcttggccctgataggttaaaacataggtgggagcagtaaacagaacagaatgctgggaggaagaggaagtgagctgagggacgccatgctcccctctcctgggcacacacgatgaagctccgacccaggatggacgtaggctagaatcttcccagtaagcgcacctagcggtgctatgcagatgattagaaatgggctgaattaatatgtgagaattagcctagaagaggctagatagaaatgggccaagcagtgtttaaaagaatatagtgtccgtgtaattatttccgggcataagctagcaggcggccggggtgctggggacgcagccccgccgctcctgttACAAcatttctgccttttatttctctcacatCTGTTCCtgttgcttaataattctaatcttcatgctcctaccctggaatgaGTGAATCCCTGGAGGCTCATCCATGACAAGTATGTTTTCTTCATAGCTTTGTAATAGTTGCATGTACAGAATACAATCTGTCATGTGAAGATGAGAATGTGATGTTAGAAGATGTACCTAGAGGTGGATGAAGCTGTCAGCTGTGAGTGCATTAAGAATTGTCTATACCTCAATTTCAGATAAAAAATCTGGAGACAGAGGTTGCTCCCACATGGGATTCTGTTAGTAATGACTGAGAAAAGGAATATTTGTTAAATGTGTTTGTAGCTATTTCAGGGGACCCAaagaatttctttctcagcaaccATATTAGGTGGCTCACAGCAATCTGCCACTGCAGTTTTAAGGTATcagatgttctcttctggcctctacggGCACCTGTGCTCACATGACAAGACAATACCAAACCCATTATCAAAgacaaaaatcagtattttaaaagtatgatgggaatttgtaaaataatatataatttagttttcaaattaaatGTTATAAAGTTTTATGAGATTGGGTGCCAGATGGCAAGGTATAACTGCTTTTTATTTACAAGATGAACAAAGTTGTTTGAACTGTCAGATAtacttttggttttaattttattatttttgtcttttgtagaCAAAATTATAACACATAAAAtaccatgtttattttatttcttagttttaatgatttataaaatatcttatttatattAGATTATAAAACACAATGATTTGAATATTCAAAACACCAAGTAATTGTGATGTTATCTGATATTTCAATTTCCAGATGGAGAATGCCAATGATCTAAGAGTTAGCCTGTTACTGTCTTAAGCTTTGAGATAAATGCTTCATTATATTATTTGAGGTAGCACTAGAATAAATCCTGTCATAATTTTGACGTGTTGTACATTCGATGAGTTTAACCATTATATAAATTCATGCATCTATACGTATACATAGGCCATAGTAAGAATCACATCCTTTAAAATTTCCTGGTTTTTCCCCTCTGCGAATAGTCATCATGATTCCAtgattactgaaaaaaaaataaaacgacATATGATTTCTGCTTCTAAAGATTTCCCTTTCTTAGAATGATACTTTGGGAGGAGAGATGGTAGATAAGAAAGTGTCCCCTTTCATTCAACATAATGTTCTTGAGATTAATCCATATTTCGTCAAGGAGTTGTATTGTATTTATGGGTGAGGCATAGTTGTTTGATAATCACTCAGAAGATATACATCTTTTTTTGCCTTGGGCACCAAAAGTAAGAGGATTGGGAAGATGTTAGATGCCAGCTTTCACCTGGCTCCATGGTGATGGTAGTGAGGAGTAGGCTAAGGAGggaggtctgcctgcctcctgggatCACATTAATGTCTGGATAAGATATCTATGTACCAAGGGCCATATGTGGATCTCTGGGCCTACAGTAGCTAGGGTCTATGTTTATATCTATGA encodes the following:
- the LOC102000865 gene encoding taste receptor type 2 member 125-like is translated as MGDLIQSLSVAILFAEFIFGISANGFIAVVNIMDLVKRRNISSVDQIITALAICRFTEFSFVIIIAYLYNVWSDLLIRENMIKIITVLLTVSNHFNVWLATCLSIFYFLKIGNFFNSIFLYLKWRVNKVVPVILLASLVLLFSNIIATNIQLDAWFDGFKSNMSFSSILENSVQLSKIILLTKYIFTFIPLTVSLMTFFLLSTSLWRHLKIMQLNARESRHASTTAHIRALQTVTAFLLLYAVVLLLFFVLISRFEILERRMLLFYHQIIGCAHPSVHSCVLILADNKLRQASLKVLWWLRGKPQNTQRLGS